The stretch of DNA TCGGTGCTCGCCCCGGCGACTGCGCCCGCCCTCGAACACCACCATGCCCGACACGATATTGCTGCCGAACAGGTTGGAGTTGTCGTACCCCTCGATGCGCCAGGGACGCTCCGGCAATGCCAGCACTTCACGCAGGGCGTCCAGTCCCGGATGGTCGCCGCGCCGCTCCAGCAGGGCCATTTCCGATTCCAGTCCGTTTATCGCATTGCGCTGGGCCATCTCGATCAGGTCAACCTTGTCGCCGCGTTTGGGCGTCCTCATTTCAATCTTACGGCCCGCCTTTTCGGTCAGAAACTCGCTCCACACAGGCGCGGCCTCGAAGTCTGCCGGAAGCAGGATCAGCCCCGGCACATGAGTGGCCTGCGTATAGTAGTCCTGCACGAAGGCTTCCACGATCTCGCCCTCGCCGCCGCTGCCGTCGCCTTCCGCGTCGGTCAGGAAGCGTTTGTCGCGGCCCACCACCCGACCCGCCCGCATCCGGAACAGTTGCACCATCGCGTACTCGCCCGCACGCGCCACACCCAGGAAATCCAGATCGGTTTCATCACTCACAAAGGCGTGCTGCTCGGTGCCGAACAGTTTTTCAACGGCCTGCACCCGGTCACGCACGCGGGCGGCCTGCTCAAAATCCCGCCCGCGTGCAGCAACGGCCATATCGTCGCGCAGGCGGGCAATCACGGGCGCGGCGCGGCCTTCCAGCAGCCCCTTCACGTCTTCCACGATCCGCGAATATTCGGCAGGGTCGGCTTTATCCACGCACGGCCCCAGGCAGCGCCCCATATGAAAATTCAGGCACGGGCGCGGCTTTTTTTGCAGCGGCAGCCCACTGTTCTTCCTCAGCGGAAACATCGTGTCGATCAGGTGTTTCACCCGCCGCACCGCCGAAGCATCCGGGTACGGCCCATAATAATTGGCCCCGTCCTTGATGACTCGCCGCGTCACCAGCAGCATCGGAAACTTTTCATTCGTCAGCTTCAGGAACGGGTAATGCTTGTCGTCCTTCAGCATCACGTTGTAATGCGGGCGGTGCTGCTTGATCAGGTTGGCTTCCAGCACCAGCGCCTCGACCTCGTTGCGGGCCGTAATAAATTCGAGCGTATCGGCCAGCGACGTGAATTTGCCGCTCTTGCCGCCCGCCTTGAAATGCTGGCCCACCCGCGAACGCAGGTTGTTGGCCTTGCCGATATAAATGGGCGTTCCGGTGCGGCGAAAAATGTACACGCCGGGCGTGGTAGGCAGCACGGGCAGGTCGTCAAAATGCACGCTTTAGCATAGAGCGTAATGCCCCAGTGAACCGGATGCCCGCTCACGGCGGCTCAGCGTAGACGCTAATCTGTACTTCATGCCCGCTCAGCGTCCCTCCCCAGACCGCCTTTTTCTGGTTCGTCATGGCCGCACCGCTGGCAACGTCTCGCAGGTGTTGACCGGGGGCGCAGATGACCCTCTGGATGAGTTCGGGCAGATGCAGGCCCAAGCGGTAGCCGATTGGTTCGCCGCCCAGCACCTGGAATCACCGCGAATCTATACCAGTTCCTTCCTCCGCGCCCGCCAGACTGGAACTGCCATCGCGCAGGCATTAGGCGGCCAGATCATTGCTCTGGACGGACTGCAAGAGATTGCCCCCGGCGATTGGCAGGGGAGAGCTTACGCCGACATGCACACCCACGTGCATGAACTGGTGCGGTCAGACGGCAGCTTCGGCTTTCCCCGTGGCGAAAGTCTGGCGGAAGTGGCGGCGCGATTCAAGGCAGCTCTTCACCCCGTGTTGGCCGAACC from Deinococcus sp. QL22 encodes:
- the uvrC gene encoding excinuclease ABC subunit UvrC, whose amino-acid sequence is MHFDDLPVLPTTPGVYIFRRTGTPIYIGKANNLRSRVGQHFKAGGKSGKFTSLADTLEFITARNEVEALVLEANLIKQHRPHYNVMLKDDKHYPFLKLTNEKFPMLLVTRRVIKDGANYYGPYPDASAVRRVKHLIDTMFPLRKNSGLPLQKKPRPCLNFHMGRCLGPCVDKADPAEYSRIVEDVKGLLEGRAAPVIARLRDDMAVAARGRDFEQAARVRDRVQAVEKLFGTEQHAFVSDETDLDFLGVARAGEYAMVQLFRMRAGRVVGRDKRFLTDAEGDGSGGEGEIVEAFVQDYYTQATHVPGLILLPADFEAAPVWSEFLTEKAGRKIEMRTPKRGDKVDLIEMAQRNAINGLESEMALLERRGDHPGLDALREVLALPERPWRIEGYDNSNLFGSNIVSGMVVFEGGRSRRGEHRRFKVKGLDHPDDYTSMKQTIVRRFTGSLADKLPLPDLLLIDGGRGQVNAALDALKEADIRVPVVGLAKREERLILPGRFGAQWWLTEGTEVGVERELLLPQTHPALRMMIGVRDEVHNYAVSYHRKLRGQDMLRSVFDDLPGIGQKRRDALLEHFTSLEDLASAPVEHIARVPGMNARAAQSVKDFLVQREANAAPL
- a CDS encoding histidine phosphatase family protein; amino-acid sequence: MPAQRPSPDRLFLVRHGRTAGNVSQVLTGGADDPLDEFGQMQAQAVADWFAAQHLESPRIYTSSFLRARQTGTAIAQALGGQIIALDGLQEIAPGDWQGRAYADMHTHVHELVRSDGSFGFPRGESLAEVAARFKAALHPVLAEPGTPIVVAHGGSLIAFLTDLMGTDVQQAWLDGRYAHANTAVTELRKLEQAWQTVMIASTSHLDSHLEGQNKPSFQ